From Demequina lutea, a single genomic window includes:
- a CDS encoding bifunctional [glutamine synthetase] adenylyltransferase/[glutamine synthetase]-adenylyl-L-tyrosine phosphorylase, with protein MTGRELSAAAQMRRAGVHDPERALRLVADIEAVMGVTIDDVPKALSYLADPDGGLLNLLRLAESARDRGLLDALAALRGTTAGNKLGMLLGASSALGDFLVRHPDVAVDASSWGQEIRPDASGARAAFLTAVGADPESSAPVATVTGAAGVDAMRIAYRRELAEVAAIDVSSGNPLAVEPAVSAALADLAGAALEAGLAIARAETPGHESARLAIMAMGKCGAHELNYVSDVDVIYVAEPADGFEEGVAMAAATALASRAAAVCSAPSSEPPLWQVDPNLRPEGKDGVLVRRVESHRAYYERWAESWEFQALLKARPVAGDLEVGQAYLDAVWPFVWTAVERDGFVQSAQAMRKRVESHIPLKEKDREIKLGPGGLRDVEFTIQLIQLVHGRSDPSLRVRGTLEGLRALRDGGYVGRTQAASLDRGYRQLRVWEHRLQLRRLSRTHLMPDTDEDKRILARASGFATVGYMEEVWADVRRDVRTMHLEMFYRPILGVVAQLSTDEVALSEEPARARLAAIGFRDPAGAQRHIAVLTQGLSRRAAIQRQLLPAMIGWFAAGPDPDAGLLAFRQLAEQLERSQWFLKLLRDSGTAAERLAVLLSTSGFVTKALLTSAQHITWLDSDDDLAPVPVERLDREAEAIVSRADDEEKVITALRGLRRREVVRTAAANVLALQDSVTAAASVTQAADVLMRGALRVAHAVVTIERGLDQPAADVAVVAMGRYGGGEMGYGSDADVQFVYEASEGADDPASFALDVAAKLRDLLQRANSQPSLAVDADLRPEGKNGPLVRSLESVSEYYRRWSDPWEAQALLRARPVAGSPELRERFVAAIADVRYPSEVTPAALKQMRTLKARMESERLPRGIDPRRHLKLGPGGLSDVEWTVQLLQLRHAKAHHTLQTTETLRAIGAARSAGVLSVSDSRALADAWRLATDLRGAIALRGKSGDADALPGDYRDLGVLASIMGTQESGQALDERYARTARRARAVTERVFFAWEESS; from the coding sequence GTGACAGGTCGAGAACTCAGTGCCGCGGCGCAAATGCGGCGCGCGGGCGTCCACGATCCCGAAAGGGCACTCCGTCTCGTCGCCGACATCGAGGCCGTGATGGGAGTGACGATCGACGACGTCCCCAAGGCGCTGTCGTACCTGGCCGATCCCGATGGCGGGCTACTCAACCTGTTGCGCTTGGCCGAATCCGCTCGCGACAGGGGACTGCTTGACGCCCTTGCGGCCTTGAGGGGCACGACGGCGGGAAACAAGTTGGGGATGCTCCTGGGCGCATCGAGCGCGCTCGGCGACTTCTTGGTGAGGCATCCCGACGTCGCGGTTGACGCGTCGTCGTGGGGCCAAGAAATACGGCCGGACGCATCGGGCGCGCGAGCAGCATTCCTGACAGCGGTGGGAGCTGACCCTGAATCCTCCGCACCCGTCGCCACCGTCACGGGTGCAGCGGGTGTCGATGCGATGAGGATCGCCTATCGCCGTGAACTCGCGGAGGTCGCGGCGATCGACGTCTCCTCTGGCAACCCCCTGGCAGTCGAGCCCGCGGTAAGCGCCGCGCTCGCCGACCTCGCAGGCGCCGCGCTCGAGGCGGGACTGGCGATCGCGAGGGCGGAGACGCCAGGCCACGAGTCGGCGCGCCTTGCGATTATGGCGATGGGGAAGTGCGGCGCGCACGAACTGAATTACGTTTCCGATGTCGATGTGATTTACGTTGCCGAGCCGGCAGATGGATTCGAAGAGGGCGTCGCCATGGCCGCTGCTACGGCACTTGCGTCACGTGCCGCCGCCGTATGTTCGGCCCCGTCGTCGGAGCCACCGTTGTGGCAAGTCGACCCCAATCTCCGACCGGAGGGCAAGGACGGGGTGCTCGTGCGCCGCGTCGAGTCGCATCGGGCCTACTACGAGCGCTGGGCCGAATCGTGGGAGTTCCAGGCCCTGCTCAAGGCCAGGCCCGTCGCCGGTGACCTCGAGGTGGGCCAGGCCTATCTCGATGCGGTGTGGCCGTTTGTATGGACCGCCGTGGAGCGCGACGGCTTCGTGCAGTCGGCTCAGGCAATGCGCAAGCGAGTCGAGTCGCATATCCCGCTCAAGGAGAAGGATCGCGAGATCAAGCTTGGTCCTGGAGGCCTGCGCGATGTCGAATTCACGATCCAACTCATTCAGCTCGTCCACGGGCGTTCCGACCCATCGCTCAGGGTTCGCGGCACTCTCGAGGGCCTGCGGGCGCTGAGGGACGGCGGCTACGTGGGACGCACTCAAGCGGCGTCTCTCGATCGCGGGTACCGGCAGTTGCGAGTGTGGGAGCACCGGCTGCAGCTGCGCAGGCTGAGCCGCACCCACCTCATGCCAGACACCGACGAGGACAAGCGGATACTCGCTCGCGCGTCGGGCTTTGCGACCGTCGGCTACATGGAGGAGGTGTGGGCCGACGTACGCCGCGACGTCCGCACGATGCACCTGGAGATGTTCTATCGGCCCATCCTCGGAGTGGTGGCCCAGCTGAGCACCGATGAGGTGGCGCTCTCCGAGGAGCCCGCACGGGCACGACTCGCCGCGATCGGATTCAGGGATCCGGCGGGTGCCCAGCGCCACATCGCGGTCCTCACCCAGGGCCTCTCGCGTCGCGCGGCGATTCAGCGCCAACTGTTGCCCGCGATGATCGGCTGGTTCGCGGCGGGCCCCGATCCGGATGCGGGGCTGCTCGCCTTCAGGCAGCTTGCCGAACAGCTCGAGCGCAGCCAGTGGTTCCTCAAGCTCTTGCGCGACTCGGGAACCGCGGCCGAGCGCCTTGCGGTCCTGTTGTCGACGTCTGGTTTCGTGACGAAGGCGCTGTTGACGTCCGCCCAACACATCACGTGGCTCGATTCCGACGATGATCTCGCGCCCGTGCCCGTCGAGAGGCTCGATCGCGAGGCAGAGGCCATCGTCAGCCGTGCAGACGACGAGGAAAAGGTCATCACGGCGCTGCGTGGGCTCCGGAGGCGCGAAGTCGTACGCACTGCGGCCGCGAACGTGCTCGCCCTGCAAGACTCGGTGACAGCGGCGGCGTCCGTGACCCAGGCCGCCGACGTCCTGATGAGGGGCGCCCTTCGAGTGGCGCACGCGGTGGTGACGATCGAGCGCGGTCTGGACCAGCCTGCCGCCGATGTGGCGGTCGTCGCCATGGGCAGATACGGCGGCGGAGAGATGGGTTACGGCTCCGACGCGGACGTGCAGTTCGTGTACGAGGCGAGTGAGGGCGCGGATGACCCGGCCTCCTTTGCGCTCGACGTTGCCGCCAAGCTGCGCGACCTGCTCCAGCGGGCCAACTCGCAACCGTCCCTCGCGGTCGACGCCGACCTCCGGCCCGAAGGGAAGAACGGGCCCCTCGTGCGCTCTCTCGAGTCGGTCTCCGAGTACTACCGGCGTTGGTCGGATCCGTGGGAGGCCCAGGCGCTGCTCCGGGCGCGTCCCGTCGCGGGCAGCCCGGAGCTACGCGAGAGGTTCGTCGCTGCGATCGCTGACGTGAGGTACCCGTCGGAGGTCACCCCAGCCGCTCTGAAGCAGATGAGGACACTCAAGGCGCGCATGGAGTCGGAGCGACTCCCGAGGGGCATAGATCCTCGTCGGCACCTCAAACTCGGGCCCGGGGGGCTCTCCGACGTCGAGTGGACTGTCCAGCTTCTGCAATTGCGCCATGCAAAGGCACACCACACCCTGCAAACCACCGAGACCCTGCGGGCGATTGGCGCGGCACGGTCGGCGGGAGTGCTCTCAGTGTCCGACTCGCGCGCATTGGCCGATGCGTGGCGACTCGCCACGGACCTGCGCGGTGCGATCGCCCTTCGCGGCAAATCAGGTGACGCGGACGCGCTTCCCGGCGACTACCGTGACCTTGGAGTTCTCGCGTCCATCATGGGCACGCAGGAGTCGGGTCAGGCTCTGGACGAGCGCTATGCGCGCACGGCCCGCCGTGCACGAGCGGTGACAGAGCGAGTGTTCTTCGCCTGGGAGGAGTCGTCGTGA
- a CDS encoding DUF4191 family protein, with product MATPPPAPKQRWYKTLWQAYTVTARTDKKLPWILGALLLVPLGTGIVLAVISTGLGTKIYAPLTGLMTGVVLALFVLTRRFEKQMYAQMDGTLGGSLAVAQSLRRGWQFADEPVAVDAKSKAVVFQGIGDGGIVLLAEGGRAAKRTVDNTTSRLHKLAPGVPVTPIYVGNGENEVPLKRLNKAIKATKTKSFGWGLRKGLSAGDQQTVRARLRALGGPQIPIPKGIDPNRARADRKGLRGR from the coding sequence ATGGCGACTCCACCCCCCGCACCCAAGCAACGCTGGTACAAGACCCTGTGGCAGGCCTATACGGTCACCGCGCGGACCGACAAGAAGCTTCCCTGGATTCTCGGCGCGCTCCTCTTGGTCCCGCTCGGGACGGGAATCGTTCTGGCGGTCATTTCGACCGGTCTGGGCACGAAGATTTACGCGCCCCTGACGGGCCTAATGACGGGCGTCGTTCTCGCGCTGTTTGTGCTGACGCGGCGCTTCGAGAAGCAGATGTATGCGCAGATGGACGGGACCCTCGGCGGGTCGCTCGCCGTCGCGCAGTCTCTGCGACGCGGCTGGCAGTTCGCGGACGAACCGGTAGCGGTCGACGCAAAGTCCAAGGCCGTGGTCTTCCAGGGCATCGGCGATGGCGGGATCGTGCTGCTCGCGGAGGGCGGCCGCGCCGCCAAGCGCACGGTCGACAACACGACGTCGAGGCTTCACAAGCTCGCGCCTGGAGTCCCAGTCACCCCCATATACGTTGGCAACGGCGAAAACGAGGTGCCGCTCAAGCGCCTCAACAAGGCCATCAAGGCCACCAAGACCAAGAGTTTTGGATGGGGACTGCGCAAGGGCCTATCTGCGGGAGATCAGCAGACCGTCAGGGCTCGACTTCGCGCCCTCGGAGGCCCGCAGATTCCCATCCCCAAGGGAATTGACCCCAACCGTGCCAGGGCCGATCGCAAGGGCCTCCGCGGGCGCTGA
- a CDS encoding LacI family DNA-binding transcriptional regulator has translation MTTIQKVADLAGVSTATVSRALAGKKSVSATTKARVEAAAKQLGYVASSAASSLASGRNRNIGVVVPFLDGWFYMRVLKGAHDALSDAGYDLTLYHLDQSATESASRTNPRRERLFDEFLRRQRVDGFIAVSLELTDAELELIRTIGKPAIGIGGPLPGALTLSIDDTAIARLATEHLIALGHREIAHIGGDAVLDLDFHLPANRRVGYEAALAAHGLTANPLLVRFADFTIAGGYRATLQLLGDPRIAPTAVFAASDEMAMGAIMAARDLGKKVPDDLSIIGIDGHELGEFFGLTTISQFPETQGRLAAEAVLRILDGEPVTAQNVPLPFELIVRRSTSAPADR, from the coding sequence GTGACGACGATTCAGAAGGTGGCCGACCTGGCCGGAGTGTCGACGGCGACCGTGTCGAGGGCCCTCGCTGGCAAGAAATCCGTGTCGGCCACCACCAAGGCCAGAGTCGAGGCTGCGGCCAAGCAACTTGGCTACGTCGCCTCGTCTGCGGCCTCAAGCCTCGCGTCGGGTCGCAACAGGAACATTGGCGTGGTCGTTCCCTTTCTCGACGGCTGGTTCTACATGCGCGTGCTCAAGGGCGCTCACGACGCCTTGTCGGACGCGGGCTACGACCTCACGCTGTACCACCTCGACCAGTCGGCCACCGAGTCAGCTTCGCGGACCAACCCGCGAAGGGAACGCCTCTTCGACGAGTTCCTCCGACGGCAAAGGGTGGACGGATTCATTGCCGTCTCTCTCGAATTGACCGACGCCGAACTTGAGCTCATTCGCACAATTGGGAAACCCGCCATTGGCATCGGCGGACCGCTGCCAGGCGCGTTGACGCTGAGCATCGACGACACCGCCATCGCGCGACTTGCCACGGAGCATCTGATAGCGCTCGGACATCGCGAGATCGCGCACATCGGCGGCGATGCTGTGCTCGACCTTGACTTTCACCTGCCAGCCAACCGCCGCGTCGGATACGAGGCCGCGCTCGCGGCACACGGACTCACAGCCAATCCCCTGCTCGTGAGGTTCGCCGACTTCACGATCGCGGGCGGGTATCGGGCAACCCTGCAGCTCCTGGGCGATCCTCGCATCGCTCCCACGGCGGTGTTTGCGGCCTCCGACGAAATGGCCATGGGCGCGATCATGGCGGCCAGGGACTTGGGAAAGAAGGTTCCCGACGACCTGTCGATCATCGGCATCGACGGACACGAACTCGGCGAGTTTTTTGGACTCACCACCATCTCCCAGTTTCCCGAGACGCAAGGCCGCCTGGCGGCAGAGGCAGTGTTGCGAATACTCGATGGCGAACCCGTCACCGCTCAGAACGTGCCGCTTCCCTTCGAACTCATCGTGAGGCGATCGACGAGCGCTCCAGCCGACCGATAG
- the glnA gene encoding type I glutamate--ammonia ligase: MFKTAEEALAYVKEEGVEYVDIRFCDLPGVMQHFNIPAHQFTADVFTDGAMFDGSSIRGFQAINESDMKLLPDVATAYLDPFRVAKTLIINFSIVDPFTNEPYSRDPRNVASKAEAYLKTTGIGDTAFFAPEAEFFIFDSVRFATNQHEGYYHIDSSEAAWNTGVEYEEDGTPNRGYKTRIKGGYFPVSPSDQFADLRDEMCTVLGQAGLDLERAHHEVGTAGQQEINYRFNTLLHAADDLMKFKYIVKNVAWNAGKTVTFMPKPLFGDNGSGMHVHQSIWNEGTPLFFDEKGYGGLSDLARWYIGGILKHAPSLLAFTNPTVNSYHRLVPGYEAPVNLVYSARNRSAAVRIPITGSNPKAKRIEFRAPDSSGNPYLAFAALLMAGLDGIKNRIEPPAPVDKDLYELPPEEHASIQQVPASLGAVLDSLEADHAFLLEGGVFTSDLIETWIDLKRTQEIDPLRFRPHPHEFELYYDC; encoded by the coding sequence ATGTTCAAGACCGCCGAAGAGGCGCTCGCTTACGTCAAGGAAGAGGGCGTCGAGTATGTCGACATTCGCTTCTGCGACCTGCCTGGCGTAATGCAGCACTTCAACATTCCGGCCCACCAGTTCACTGCGGACGTCTTCACGGATGGCGCCATGTTCGACGGCTCGTCGATCCGTGGCTTCCAGGCCATCAACGAGTCCGACATGAAGCTGCTGCCCGACGTGGCAACGGCGTATCTCGACCCGTTCCGTGTCGCGAAGACGCTGATCATCAACTTCTCGATCGTCGACCCGTTCACGAACGAGCCTTACTCGCGCGACCCGCGCAACGTGGCCTCCAAGGCCGAGGCCTACCTCAAGACCACGGGCATCGGCGACACCGCCTTCTTCGCTCCCGAGGCCGAGTTCTTCATCTTCGACTCGGTGCGCTTCGCCACGAACCAGCACGAGGGCTACTACCACATCGACTCGTCCGAGGCCGCGTGGAACACCGGCGTCGAGTACGAGGAGGACGGCACCCCCAACCGCGGTTACAAGACGCGCATCAAGGGCGGCTACTTCCCCGTGAGCCCCTCCGACCAGTTCGCCGACCTTCGCGATGAGATGTGCACCGTGCTCGGCCAGGCAGGACTCGACCTCGAGCGCGCGCACCACGAGGTGGGCACGGCGGGTCAGCAGGAGATCAACTACCGCTTCAACACGCTGCTTCACGCTGCGGACGACCTGATGAAGTTCAAGTACATCGTCAAGAACGTCGCGTGGAACGCCGGCAAGACGGTGACCTTCATGCCCAAGCCGCTCTTTGGAGACAACGGATCCGGCATGCACGTGCACCAGTCGATCTGGAATGAGGGCACCCCCCTGTTCTTCGACGAGAAGGGCTACGGCGGCCTGTCCGACCTCGCTCGCTGGTACATCGGCGGCATCCTGAAGCACGCTCCTTCGCTGCTCGCGTTCACCAACCCGACGGTCAACTCGTACCACCGCCTCGTGCCCGGCTACGAGGCCCCCGTCAACCTGGTGTACTCGGCTCGCAACCGCTCGGCCGCGGTGCGCATCCCGATCACGGGTTCCAACCCCAAGGCCAAGCGCATCGAGTTCCGCGCGCCTGACTCGTCGGGCAACCCGTACCTCGCTTTCGCCGCGCTGCTGATGGCAGGGCTCGATGGCATCAAGAACCGCATCGAGCCGCCCGCACCCGTGGACAAGGATCTGTACGAGCTTCCCCCCGAGGAGCACGCATCGATCCAGCAGGTTCCCGCATCGCTCGGCGCCGTTCTCGACTCGCTCGAGGCCGACCACGCATTCCTCCTCGAGGGCGGCGTGTTCACGTCCGACCTCATCGAGACGTGGATTGACCTCAAGCGCACGCAGGAGATCGACCCGCTGCGCTTCCGTCCGCACCCCCATGAGTTCGAGCTGTACTACGACTGCTAG
- a CDS encoding glycoside hydrolase family 13 protein has translation MSMTPPRSTSWWRTAVIYQVYPRSFADSTGNGIGDLPGITSRLDHLAALGVDAVWLSPFYRSPQNDAGYDVSDYCDVDPIFGTLADADTLIARAHELGLRVIFDVVPNHSSSEHRWFKEALAAGPGSPERARYIFREGRGPEGAEPPNNWLSMFGGPAWTRINEADGTPGPWYLHLFDSTQPDFDWTNPWVAGQFDDVLRFWFDRGIDGFRIDVAHGLAKAPGLPDVDMDPLRTGGEWAGDDHPYWSRDTVHDIWRRWRRVANEYGGDRALVAEAWVLPLSKMAKWVRPDELHQAFNFGYLMTAWDAQELRSSIDEALAEFPAVGAPSTWVLSNHDSIRHTTRLALKTPQPHGMGIGPLSADRPEEGAALRRGRAATLVMLALPGSAYVYQGEELGLPEAIDIPDAAREDPTWFRTPPGVYGRDGCRVPLPWEADAPAYGFSPTGASWLPQPASWARYAADAQDGVAGSTLEMYRTALRIRRDRSLATGTLVWSESRPEVLDFTVAGVRVVANLSDEPLPLPPGELLHSSGPVDGTIAPDTTVWLTA, from the coding sequence ATGTCGATGACGCCCCCCCGTTCCACTTCTTGGTGGCGCACCGCCGTCATCTACCAGGTCTACCCTCGCTCTTTCGCCGACTCCACGGGAAACGGCATCGGTGATCTGCCAGGCATTACCTCGCGCCTTGACCACCTCGCCGCGCTCGGCGTCGACGCGGTGTGGCTCTCGCCCTTCTATCGCTCGCCGCAAAACGACGCGGGCTACGACGTGTCCGACTATTGCGATGTCGATCCCATCTTTGGCACTCTCGCGGACGCCGACACCCTGATCGCCCGTGCCCACGAACTCGGACTCAGAGTGATCTTCGACGTCGTCCCCAACCACTCATCGAGTGAGCACCGCTGGTTCAAGGAAGCCCTTGCGGCGGGACCCGGATCCCCCGAGCGCGCCCGGTACATCTTCAGGGAGGGGCGCGGCCCAGAGGGCGCAGAGCCCCCGAATAACTGGCTTTCGATGTTCGGCGGCCCCGCGTGGACTCGCATTAACGAGGCCGACGGCACGCCCGGCCCTTGGTATCTCCACCTCTTTGACTCAACGCAACCCGACTTTGACTGGACCAACCCATGGGTCGCGGGCCAGTTCGATGACGTGTTGCGATTCTGGTTTGATCGGGGCATTGACGGGTTCAGGATCGACGTTGCGCACGGACTGGCCAAGGCACCCGGGCTCCCCGACGTCGACATGGATCCGCTGCGTACTGGCGGCGAATGGGCGGGAGATGACCACCCGTATTGGTCGCGCGACACTGTTCACGACATTTGGCGCAGGTGGCGTCGCGTCGCCAACGAGTACGGCGGCGACAGGGCCCTCGTCGCGGAGGCGTGGGTCCTGCCGCTGAGCAAGATGGCGAAGTGGGTTCGCCCCGACGAGCTCCACCAGGCGTTCAACTTCGGCTATCTCATGACGGCGTGGGACGCCCAAGAACTTCGCTCCTCGATCGACGAGGCGCTCGCGGAATTCCCAGCAGTAGGCGCTCCCTCCACGTGGGTGCTGTCAAACCACGACTCCATACGCCACACCACCAGACTTGCCCTCAAGACGCCCCAGCCCCACGGCATGGGCATCGGTCCGCTGAGCGCAGACAGGCCAGAAGAAGGGGCCGCGCTGCGTCGAGGACGTGCCGCGACTCTCGTCATGCTTGCGTTGCCGGGATCGGCCTACGTGTACCAAGGCGAGGAACTCGGCCTCCCTGAGGCCATCGACATTCCCGACGCCGCACGCGAGGACCCCACCTGGTTCCGCACGCCCCCCGGGGTCTATGGCCGCGACGGTTGCCGCGTGCCGCTACCCTGGGAGGCCGATGCCCCCGCATACGGCTTCTCCCCCACCGGAGCGTCGTGGCTGCCGCAACCCGCCTCGTGGGCGCGCTACGCGGCCGATGCACAAGACGGGGTCGCGGGCTCGACGCTCGAGATGTACCGCACCGCGCTGCGCATTCGCCGTGACCGTTCCCTGGCCACCGGCACGCTTGTGTGGAGCGAGTCACGGCCCGAGGTGCTTGACTTCACAGTGGCCGGGGTGCGCGTGGTGGCCAACCTGTCCGACGAGCCGCTTCCCCTACCTCCGGGTGAGTTGCTCCACTCCTCCGGACCGGTGGACGGCACCATTGCACCCGACACGACGGTGTGGCTGACTGCTTGA
- a CDS encoding HAD-IA family hydrolase codes for MPQAALVVDAVLFDMDGTLVDSNSVVDRMWTEFAVTLGLDPHAVRTFAHGTPSTATLRTFLPAHESFDEWFERLASWEAGSFGQVSEIAGAIAAVRALPRERWAVVTSALRDAALKRIETVGFPAPHVLIGADDVANGKPDPEGFRAAANALGVDPARCVVFEDSPAGLEAALAVGAAAVVVGTLDAEVTRGLRRIVDWKGVTFACNPEGRIVVEGIPSLDDGINPVRN; via the coding sequence ATGCCCCAAGCCGCGCTCGTCGTCGACGCCGTCCTCTTTGACATGGATGGCACCTTGGTCGACTCAAACTCCGTGGTCGATCGCATGTGGACCGAGTTCGCCGTCACTCTCGGACTCGACCCCCACGCGGTGCGCACGTTTGCGCACGGAACTCCAAGTACAGCGACGCTGCGCACCTTCTTGCCTGCCCACGAGAGTTTCGATGAATGGTTCGAGCGTCTCGCGTCTTGGGAGGCGGGCAGCTTTGGTCAGGTAAGCGAGATTGCTGGTGCGATCGCCGCGGTGCGGGCGCTGCCACGTGAGCGCTGGGCCGTCGTCACGTCGGCCCTAAGAGACGCGGCGCTGAAGCGCATCGAGACCGTCGGTTTCCCGGCGCCGCACGTCTTGATTGGCGCGGACGACGTAGCGAACGGCAAGCCGGATCCGGAGGGTTTTAGGGCCGCGGCGAACGCTCTTGGCGTCGATCCGGCACGATGCGTAGTCTTCGAGGACTCGCCTGCGGGCCTTGAAGCCGCGTTGGCTGTGGGTGCCGCAGCCGTGGTGGTGGGGACGCTTGACGCCGAGGTCACGCGCGGCTTGAGGAGGATTGTCGACTGGAAGGGGGTCACCTTTGCGTGCAACCCCGAGGGTCGCATCGTGGTCGAGGGAATCCCGTCGCTTGACGACGGCATCAATCCCGTACGGAACTGA
- a CDS encoding glutamine synthetase family protein — MDKQQEYVLRSVEERDIRFIRLWFTDVLGILKSVAIAPAELENAFAEGIGFDGSAVEGLTRVYEADMLAIPDPTTYQVLPWRGDRQGAARMFCDIHLPDGEAALSDPRQVLKRTLDKASEQGFTFYTHPEIEFYLFKPLEEGKLPRPVDQAGYFDNVPRGTAHEFRRTAITTLEEMGISVEFSHHEAGPGQNEIDLRYADALTTADNIMTFRTAIKEVALEQGLYASFMPKPLANAPGSGMHTHLSLFEGDRNAFHDPAAEFGLSTVARQFMAGLLAHAPEITAVTNQHVNSYKRLWGGAEAPSYVCWGSNNRSALVRIPIHKPTKGQSARVEYRAIDSAANPYLAFSVILAAGLKGIKEGYELPDGAEDDVWELSAAERKAMGYEPLPSSLAEAVGVMEKSELVAETLGESVFDFFLRNKREEWTAYRSQVTPFELERYLGVL; from the coding sequence ATGGATAAGCAGCAGGAGTATGTGCTTCGCAGTGTCGAGGAGCGTGACATCCGCTTCATTCGGTTGTGGTTCACCGATGTGCTCGGGATCCTCAAATCGGTGGCGATCGCGCCCGCGGAATTGGAGAACGCCTTCGCCGAGGGGATTGGCTTCGACGGCTCGGCGGTCGAGGGTCTGACCCGCGTGTATGAGGCGGACATGCTCGCGATCCCGGACCCGACCACCTACCAGGTGTTGCCGTGGCGCGGTGACCGCCAGGGTGCGGCGCGCATGTTCTGCGACATTCACCTTCCCGACGGCGAGGCCGCGCTGTCGGACCCGCGTCAGGTGCTCAAGCGCACTCTCGACAAGGCCTCCGAGCAGGGCTTCACGTTTTACACGCACCCCGAGATTGAGTTCTACCTGTTCAAGCCGCTCGAGGAGGGCAAGCTGCCTCGCCCCGTCGACCAGGCTGGATATTTCGACAACGTGCCGCGCGGTACGGCCCACGAGTTCCGCCGGACGGCGATCACGACGCTCGAAGAGATGGGCATCTCCGTCGAGTTCAGCCACCACGAGGCGGGGCCCGGCCAGAACGAGATCGACCTGCGCTACGCCGATGCCCTTACCACGGCGGACAACATCATGACCTTCCGCACGGCCATCAAGGAGGTTGCGCTGGAGCAGGGTCTGTACGCGTCATTCATGCCCAAGCCGCTCGCGAATGCGCCCGGTTCCGGAATGCACACGCACCTGAGTCTCTTCGAGGGTGACCGCAACGCCTTCCACGATCCCGCCGCCGAATTCGGGCTCTCGACCGTGGCTCGCCAATTCATGGCGGGCCTGCTCGCTCACGCCCCCGAAATCACTGCCGTCACCAACCAGCACGTGAACTCGTACAAGCGGCTGTGGGGCGGCGCCGAGGCGCCGAGCTACGTGTGCTGGGGCTCGAACAACCGTTCCGCGCTGGTGCGCATCCCGATCCACAAGCCCACCAAGGGCCAATCGGCCAGGGTCGAATACCGCGCGATCGACTCGGCGGCCAACCCGTATCTTGCGTTCTCCGTCATCCTCGCCGCGGGCCTCAAGGGCATCAAGGAGGGTTATGAACTTCCCGACGGTGCCGAGGATGACGTGTGGGAGTTGAGCGCGGCCGAGCGCAAGGCGATGGGATACGAGCCGTTGCCCTCTTCGCTTGCCGAGGCGGTCGGGGTGATGGAGAAGTCGGAGCTCGTGGCGGAGACGCTGGGCGAGAGCGTCTTTGACTTCTTCCTGCGCAACAAGCGCGAGGAGTGGACGGCGTACCGATCCCAGGTGACGCCCTTTGAGTTGGAGCGCTATCTCGGTGTTCTGTGA
- a CDS encoding DUF998 domain-containing protein, translating to MGHMFNRRNGLNLRISKVLAVAAGLAYCSWPLGYVLNPLVSRRGLASELAALHQPYNWVFIALDVVAGALIVAVSRLLWHRGDGRANKVVLVNFALFGLLTAIDALLPMSCEPSLTTCPSLSHQPMLVLHGIASITASICLFISAVLVWWQRRNQTGATIMSAFMVGWILFGIFSLYFLFRPGPGYLAQHYYITLCSVWTAALPFMLEPRNARIVSAGR from the coding sequence ATGGGTCACATGTTTAACAGACGCAATGGTCTTAACCTCCGCATTTCGAAAGTCCTGGCGGTTGCGGCCGGCTTGGCGTATTGCTCATGGCCTCTTGGCTATGTCCTTAATCCGCTGGTAAGTCGCCGCGGCCTGGCAAGCGAGTTGGCGGCACTTCACCAACCGTACAATTGGGTATTCATCGCGCTCGACGTGGTGGCCGGCGCGCTGATAGTTGCGGTATCAAGACTGCTCTGGCATCGTGGTGATGGTCGGGCGAATAAGGTCGTTCTGGTGAATTTCGCGCTCTTTGGCCTGCTGACGGCGATCGACGCGCTGCTACCGATGAGTTGCGAGCCGTCACTGACCACGTGCCCGAGCCTGAGCCATCAGCCGATGCTGGTCCTGCACGGCATCGCCAGCATCACGGCATCTATTTGCCTGTTTATCAGCGCGGTGTTGGTGTGGTGGCAGCGGCGCAATCAAACAGGTGCCACCATCATGAGTGCGTTTATGGTTGGCTGGATCTTGTTCGGTATATTCTCGCTTTATTTCCTCTTCCGACCGGGCCCCGGCTATCTTGCTCAGCACTATTACATCACGCTGTGTAGCGTATGGACGGCGGCATTGCCATTCATGCTTGAGCCTAGAAATGCGCGCATTGTGAGCGCAGGACGGTAA